One Arthrobacter sp. Marseille-P9274 genomic region harbors:
- a CDS encoding SDR family NAD(P)-dependent oxidoreductase — translation MVLTGASDGIGASAARLLHAEGHRVVLVGRSPGKTEDVAGPLAADWYTADFADLGQVRTLARDLRAAYPRIDVLANNAGGLFAGPERTRDGFEKTFQINHLAPFLLTHELLDVLLGSRASIVNTSSIGARLFGRVDIDDLNTWRGFTPNRAYGNGKLANILFTRGLHDRYAGQGLSSVAFHPGNVATNFAAESTSYLRPVYHTWLRRFLISSERGGANLAHFCTGTPGTDWQSGRYYDDRRRPGRTNPQAADDDLVLRHWQASAGMLGLPV, via the coding sequence ATCGTCCTCACGGGCGCCAGCGACGGGATCGGCGCGTCGGCCGCCCGGCTCCTCCATGCCGAAGGCCACCGCGTGGTCCTGGTGGGACGGTCGCCGGGCAAGACCGAGGACGTCGCCGGGCCGCTCGCCGCCGACTGGTACACCGCCGATTTCGCCGACCTCGGCCAGGTCCGCACGCTCGCCCGGGACCTCAGGGCCGCCTACCCGCGCATCGACGTCCTCGCGAACAACGCCGGCGGCCTCTTCGCCGGCCCCGAGCGGACCAGGGACGGGTTCGAAAAGACCTTCCAGATCAACCACCTGGCGCCGTTCCTGCTCACGCATGAGCTCCTCGACGTCCTGCTCGGCAGCCGCGCCAGCATCGTCAACACCTCCAGCATCGGCGCCCGGCTGTTCGGCCGCGTCGACATCGACGACCTCAACACCTGGCGCGGCTTCACCCCCAACCGCGCCTACGGCAACGGCAAACTCGCCAACATCCTCTTCACCCGCGGCCTGCACGACCGCTACGCAGGCCAGGGCCTCTCCTCCGTCGCGTTCCATCCGGGCAACGTCGCCACGAATTTCGCGGCGGAAAGCACCAGCTACCTCCGCCCCGTCTACCACACCTGGCTGCGCCGCTTCCTGATCTCGTCCGAACGCGGCGGCGCCAACCTCGCCCACTTCTGCACCGGCACTCCCGGCACCGACTGGCAGTCCGGCCGTTACTACGACGACCGCCGCCGGCCCGGCCGCACCAACCCGCAGGCCGCCGACGACGACCTGGTCCTGCGGCACTGGCAGGCCAGCGCCGGCATGCTCGGCCTCCCCGTCTGA
- a CDS encoding cytochrome P450 → MENLRDLERSLDPYPFYAQMREAAPVFRGERAGLWHVFRYDDVQRVLSDYEAFSSHQPRDEQSETGALFAASLINTDPPRHRQLRSLVSQAFTPRAVDALGPRIEAITGELLDQVAPAGSTDLVEALAYPLPVIVIAELMGIPAGDRDRFKKWSDAVVQTAGPERVREGGAGAQGADHREMVGYFLAMIEERRRDPGPDLISALLAAEIDGQQLTVPELIGFCALLLVAGNETTTNLIGNAVLAFSGTPGTTERLRAEPDLLPQAIEEVLRYRSPVHAMYRTAVADVELGGERIPAGDSLVAWIGSANHDARHFERPEEFDVDRGHIRHLAFGQGVHFCLGAPLARLEARIALQAVLARLPGLAVAPDARLERMESPIIFGVKQLPVIWQT, encoded by the coding sequence ATGGAGAATCTGCGGGACCTTGAACGGTCGCTGGACCCTTACCCCTTCTACGCGCAGATGCGGGAAGCCGCGCCGGTCTTCCGCGGCGAGCGGGCCGGGCTATGGCACGTTTTCCGGTACGACGACGTGCAGCGCGTGCTCTCCGACTACGAGGCGTTCTCCTCGCACCAGCCGCGGGACGAGCAGTCGGAGACGGGCGCGCTCTTCGCGGCGAGCCTGATCAACACGGACCCGCCCCGGCACCGGCAGCTGCGCTCGCTGGTCAGCCAGGCCTTCACGCCGCGCGCGGTGGACGCGCTGGGCCCGCGGATCGAGGCGATCACCGGGGAGCTGCTGGACCAGGTTGCCCCCGCCGGCTCGACGGACCTGGTCGAGGCGCTGGCCTACCCGCTGCCCGTGATCGTGATCGCGGAGCTCATGGGCATCCCCGCCGGGGACCGCGACCGCTTCAAGAAGTGGTCCGACGCCGTGGTCCAGACGGCCGGGCCGGAGCGGGTGCGGGAAGGCGGGGCCGGCGCACAGGGGGCCGACCACCGCGAGATGGTGGGCTACTTCCTGGCCATGATCGAAGAGCGGCGGCGCGACCCCGGCCCGGACCTGATCAGCGCGCTGCTGGCGGCCGAGATCGACGGGCAGCAGCTGACCGTGCCCGAGCTGATCGGGTTCTGCGCCCTGCTGCTGGTGGCCGGCAACGAGACGACCACCAACCTGATCGGCAACGCCGTGCTGGCCTTCTCCGGGACGCCCGGGACCACAGAGCGGCTGCGCGCCGAGCCGGACCTGCTGCCGCAGGCGATCGAGGAGGTGCTGCGCTACCGCTCGCCCGTGCACGCCATGTACCGCACGGCCGTTGCCGACGTGGAGCTGGGCGGCGAGCGGATCCCCGCCGGCGACTCGCTCGTGGCATGGATCGGCTCCGCCAACCATGACGCGCGGCACTTCGAGCGGCCGGAGGAGTTCGACGTCGACCGCGGCCACATCCGGCATCTCGCCTTCGGGCAGGGCGTCCACTTCTGCCTCGGCGCGCCCCTGGCCCGGCTCGAGGCCCGGATCGCGCTGCAGGCCGTGCTGGCCCGCCTGCCCGGCCTGGCCGTCGCCCCCGACGCCCGGCTGGAACGGATGGAGAGCCCCATCATCTTCGGGGTCAAGCAGCTCCCGGTTATCTGGCAGACCTAG
- a CDS encoding FAD-binding oxidoreductase: MTVNGNVSFWYAAGGVPAPRPPLPGDLRADVAIVGAGYTGLWTAYYLKKAEPSLNVVVLEARFAGFGASGRNGGWLANTITGGRTGYEKSHGRAVVGRFQELLNEAVDEVCKVAEAEGIDADIVKGGELLVARNRAQLARLHELAEEEQRWPEGGARLLTSEETADRVKVASALGGMHVPHCARIHPAKLVRGLAAAVERLGVSIYEDTEVTEILPGAAVTRRGRVEARHVLRATEGFTANLKGLHREWLPMNSSMIVTAPLPAAAWDEIGWEGHETLEDLAHAYVYLQRTADDRIAIGGRGVPYRYGSRTDTDGATQPGTIAMLTSILHGMFPAARGQAIEHAWSGVLGVPRDWKATVGYDPASGLGWAGGYVGTGVTATNLAGRTLSGLVLGSAGELATMPWVNRKIRRWEFEPLRWIAVQAMYALYHRADRAEARGLARTSKLALFADKVSGRGY; encoded by the coding sequence GTGACAGTCAACGGCAACGTCTCCTTCTGGTACGCCGCGGGCGGCGTGCCGGCGCCCCGTCCTCCGCTGCCCGGCGATCTCCGGGCCGACGTCGCGATTGTCGGCGCCGGGTACACCGGGCTGTGGACGGCCTACTACCTGAAGAAGGCCGAGCCCTCGCTCAACGTCGTGGTCCTGGAGGCCCGGTTCGCCGGCTTCGGGGCCTCGGGCCGCAACGGGGGATGGCTGGCCAACACCATCACCGGAGGGCGGACCGGCTACGAAAAGTCGCACGGCCGCGCCGTCGTCGGACGTTTCCAGGAACTGCTCAATGAGGCCGTCGACGAGGTCTGCAAGGTGGCCGAGGCCGAGGGGATCGACGCGGACATCGTCAAGGGCGGTGAGCTGCTGGTGGCCCGCAACCGCGCGCAGCTGGCCCGACTGCACGAACTGGCCGAGGAGGAGCAGCGCTGGCCCGAGGGCGGCGCCCGGCTGCTGACCTCGGAGGAAACCGCGGACCGGGTGAAGGTCGCTTCCGCGCTAGGCGGGATGCATGTCCCGCACTGCGCCCGCATCCACCCTGCCAAACTCGTGCGTGGCCTGGCCGCCGCCGTCGAGCGCCTGGGTGTGTCGATCTACGAGGACACCGAGGTCACCGAGATCCTCCCCGGCGCGGCGGTGACGCGGCGCGGGCGGGTCGAGGCACGGCACGTGCTGCGGGCCACCGAGGGGTTCACCGCGAACCTCAAGGGACTGCACCGCGAGTGGCTGCCGATGAACTCGTCCATGATCGTCACGGCGCCGCTGCCCGCCGCAGCCTGGGACGAGATCGGTTGGGAGGGGCACGAAACCCTGGAGGACCTGGCGCACGCCTACGTCTACCTGCAGCGCACGGCAGATGACCGCATCGCGATCGGCGGCCGCGGCGTGCCCTACCGCTACGGCTCCCGGACGGATACGGACGGCGCCACGCAGCCGGGCACCATCGCAATGCTGACCTCCATCCTGCACGGCATGTTCCCGGCGGCCCGCGGCCAGGCGATCGAACACGCGTGGTCCGGGGTGCTCGGCGTGCCGCGGGACTGGAAGGCCACCGTCGGCTACGACCCGGCCAGCGGCCTCGGCTGGGCCGGCGGCTACGTCGGCACCGGCGTCACCGCGACCAACCTGGCCGGCAGGACACTGAGCGGCCTGGTGCTGGGCAGCGCCGGCGAGCTGGCCACGATGCCGTGGGTCAACCGGAAGATCCGTCGGTGGGAGTTCGAGCCGCTGCGCTGGATCGCGGTGCAGGCCATGTACGCGCTGTACCACCGGGCGGACCGCGCCGAGGCGAGAGGCCTCGCGAGGACGTCGAAGCTGGCCTTGTTCGCGGACAAGGTCTCGGGCCGCGGCTACTAG
- a CDS encoding ABC transporter ATP-binding protein yields the protein MLETSTITKTGTRIDIRNVSKHYAGSTAVEDIDLTIEPGEFLTLLGPSGSGKTTTLNLVAGFTDLSAGHIEIDGERVDNIPSHRRGLGVVFQHYALFPHMSVEDNIAFPLKQRKVAKAEQKRRVAEVLETVGLGGYENRQPAELSGGQQQRVAFARAMVFEPRALLMDEPLGALDKNLREKLQLEIKRIHQDVGRTFVFVTHDQEEALVLSDRIAIFNNGRIEQVGPSHELYERPRTLFVATFMGESTVLRGEPEWQGNEWTLGFHGAALRGTSEPFSGPAALVLRPEDIHLSWREEDIPAGHQYCPVTITQSIYLGSGRKFELVLPDGSTGIVRGSLSRGAGLEAGDRAFASWRPERGSLLPDTGSRSTT from the coding sequence GTGCTTGAGACCAGCACCATCACCAAGACGGGGACCCGGATCGACATCCGTAACGTCTCCAAGCACTACGCCGGGTCCACGGCCGTTGAGGACATCGACCTGACCATCGAGCCGGGCGAATTCCTGACCCTCCTCGGACCGTCGGGGTCGGGCAAGACCACGACCCTGAACCTGGTCGCGGGGTTCACCGACCTCAGCGCGGGGCACATCGAGATCGACGGCGAGCGGGTAGACAACATACCCTCCCACCGGAGGGGGCTCGGCGTCGTGTTCCAGCACTACGCGCTCTTCCCGCACATGAGCGTCGAAGACAACATTGCCTTCCCGCTCAAGCAGCGCAAGGTTGCCAAGGCGGAACAGAAGCGGCGGGTGGCCGAGGTCCTGGAAACCGTGGGCCTAGGCGGCTACGAAAACCGCCAGCCGGCCGAGCTCTCCGGCGGCCAGCAGCAGCGGGTCGCCTTCGCCCGGGCCATGGTCTTCGAGCCCCGCGCGTTGCTGATGGACGAGCCGCTCGGCGCGCTGGACAAGAACCTGCGGGAGAAACTACAGCTCGAGATCAAGCGGATCCACCAAGACGTGGGGCGGACCTTCGTCTTCGTCACGCACGACCAGGAGGAGGCGCTGGTCCTCAGCGACCGGATCGCGATCTTCAACAACGGGCGCATCGAGCAAGTCGGCCCCAGCCACGAGCTCTACGAGCGGCCGCGGACCCTGTTCGTGGCGACCTTTATGGGCGAATCGACGGTCCTCCGCGGAGAGCCCGAGTGGCAGGGCAACGAGTGGACGCTCGGCTTCCACGGCGCCGCCCTGCGCGGCACCTCGGAGCCCTTCAGCGGTCCGGCCGCGCTGGTGCTGCGGCCCGAGGACATCCATCTTTCGTGGCGGGAGGAGGACATTCCGGCCGGCCACCAGTACTGCCCGGTGACCATCACGCAGAGCATCTACCTGGGCTCGGGCCGCAAGTTCGAGCTGGTCCTGCCCGACGGTTCGACCGGCATCGTGCGGGGTTCGCTGAGCCGGGGAGCCGGGCTGGAGGCCGGGGACCGCGCGTTCGCATCCTGGCGCCCGGAGCGCGGCTCGCTGCTGCCCGACACCGGCTCCCGGTCCACGACCTGA
- a CDS encoding ABC transporter permease, which yields MKHTLVTRSLLWVFAAVVAALLVLPTAVVIPLSFTDKASLAFPPTGWSTRWYENFFADPTWMRALGNSLTVGLLVALVATVFGTAAAVGLRRWTNRRAAGATQAVLLAPIVVPAIVLAIGVYATFLQLQLLGTVPGFVLAHSVLALPFVVISVSATLVGYDDRLTLAALSLGASRWAAFRQVQLPLIMPGVVSGALFAFVTSFDEVVLSIFIKSPYLETLPVKMYASVTRDTDPTIAAAATMIMLLTTAIITIGLLSLRRRKRA from the coding sequence ATGAAGCACACGCTGGTGACCCGCAGCCTCCTGTGGGTGTTTGCCGCGGTCGTGGCCGCACTGCTGGTGCTGCCGACCGCCGTCGTAATTCCGCTCAGCTTTACGGACAAGGCTTCCCTGGCCTTCCCGCCCACCGGATGGTCGACGCGCTGGTACGAAAACTTCTTCGCCGATCCCACCTGGATGCGCGCGCTGGGCAACTCCCTGACCGTTGGCCTGCTGGTTGCGCTAGTAGCGACGGTGTTCGGCACGGCCGCCGCGGTGGGGCTGCGCCGCTGGACCAACCGCAGGGCGGCCGGCGCCACACAGGCTGTGCTGCTGGCGCCGATCGTGGTGCCCGCGATCGTGCTGGCCATCGGCGTCTACGCCACGTTCCTGCAGCTGCAGCTGCTTGGCACGGTTCCCGGCTTTGTGCTGGCGCACAGCGTCCTGGCGCTACCGTTCGTGGTCATTTCTGTCTCGGCGACGCTGGTCGGGTACGACGACCGGCTGACCCTGGCCGCGCTGAGCCTGGGGGCTTCGCGCTGGGCGGCCTTCCGCCAGGTCCAGCTGCCGCTGATCATGCCCGGCGTGGTCTCCGGGGCGCTCTTCGCGTTCGTGACATCCTTCGACGAGGTTGTCCTGTCCATCTTCATCAAGAGCCCTTACTTGGAAACGCTTCCGGTGAAGATGTACGCCTCCGTCACGCGGGACACCGATCCCACCATTGCGGCGGCCGCGACCATGATCATGCTTTTGACCACCGCGATCATCACCATTGGACTTCTCAGCCTTCGCAGGAGGAAACGTGCTTGA
- a CDS encoding ABC transporter permease, with protein MTALLESSVGPAASAGPTPGTAAGRQGRGWTVFLLLLPAALLVAAMFSYPLLVAAWRSFAYPELGTQNYAWFFDGGTNIGVLLRTVWVAFLTTVICLAFAYPYAYLMVISGRRLKTLLTVLVMVPFWTSLMIRTFAWIILLQDNGLVNEGLALFGIGPLPLMRNTTGVLIGMVQVLLPFMVLPLYNAMAGVDMRLMQAATSLGARPSTAFLKVFVPLAMPGVLSGSLLVFIQALGFYITPALLGSPTEMLVSQYIYAQVNGQLQWGRGSVLGVVLLVTVLVLLAAAAALGRVGRRRRGATVKREAA; from the coding sequence ATGACAGCCCTGCTTGAAAGCAGCGTTGGGCCCGCGGCATCCGCGGGCCCAACGCCCGGCACAGCGGCCGGCCGGCAGGGCCGCGGCTGGACTGTTTTCCTGTTGCTGCTGCCGGCGGCCCTGCTGGTCGCCGCGATGTTCTCCTATCCGCTGCTGGTGGCGGCCTGGCGCAGCTTCGCCTACCCCGAGCTTGGCACCCAGAATTACGCCTGGTTTTTCGACGGCGGGACCAACATCGGCGTCCTGCTCCGCACGGTCTGGGTCGCCTTCCTGACCACGGTCATCTGCCTCGCGTTCGCCTATCCGTACGCGTACCTGATGGTCATCTCGGGCCGGCGCCTGAAGACGCTGCTGACCGTGCTCGTGATGGTGCCCTTCTGGACCTCGCTGATGATCCGGACCTTCGCATGGATCATCCTCCTGCAGGACAACGGCCTGGTCAATGAGGGGCTGGCACTGTTCGGCATCGGGCCGCTGCCGCTCATGCGCAACACCACCGGCGTGCTGATCGGCATGGTGCAGGTGCTGCTGCCGTTCATGGTGCTGCCGCTCTACAACGCTATGGCGGGCGTGGACATGCGGCTCATGCAAGCGGCGACGAGCCTGGGCGCCAGGCCGAGCACGGCCTTCCTCAAGGTCTTCGTCCCGTTGGCCATGCCCGGTGTCCTCTCCGGTAGCTTGCTCGTATTCATCCAGGCGCTCGGCTTCTACATCACCCCGGCCCTGCTGGGTTCGCCGACCGAGATGCTGGTCTCGCAGTACATCTACGCCCAGGTCAATGGACAGCTGCAGTGGGGCCGCGGCAGTGTGCTCGGCGTGGTCCTGCTGGTGACCGTCCTGGTGCTGCTGGCGGCCGCGGCCGCGCTCGGCAGGGTGGGCCGTCGGCGGCGAGGCGCCACGGTGAAACGGGAGGCGGCATGA
- a CDS encoding ABC transporter substrate-binding protein → MRMTMNRGRAALALAAVGLLGLTACGGAAPSAEVDLGSGPAKAGTIKADALQGHTLTFASYGGIYQDGQMEAAGKPFGEESGATVLSDGPMEYAKIQAQVESNNVTWDVVDMDSTWAAGQCGKNLQKLDYNIIDISNVPEELTSDCYVPAMQYANVVMYNTEKYGQNAPKTWADFFDVKKFPGKRAINGSDVGPVIEGALLADGVAEKDLYPLDVDRALKKLDTIKDQLIYWSTGAESQQMLETGEADMAVVWSGRAYSAVKNGAKYEPAWDTGVLVADVLGVPTNAKNPKASMAFINYYLGKEQQEKLTETTSYSPINTQSEPKIDDLAKKYLVSAPEIKDKLVVSDFTWWGENYPAALEKYLAWING, encoded by the coding sequence ATGAGGATGACCATGAACCGCGGCCGCGCAGCACTGGCGCTCGCCGCCGTCGGACTCCTGGGCCTGACGGCCTGCGGGGGAGCCGCCCCGTCCGCCGAGGTCGACCTGGGCAGCGGCCCGGCGAAGGCGGGAACGATCAAGGCGGACGCTCTTCAGGGGCACACACTGACGTTCGCCTCCTACGGCGGGATCTACCAGGACGGGCAGATGGAGGCTGCGGGCAAGCCCTTCGGGGAGGAGTCGGGCGCAACCGTCCTCTCCGACGGACCCATGGAGTACGCCAAGATCCAGGCGCAGGTCGAATCGAACAACGTCACCTGGGACGTCGTGGACATGGACTCCACGTGGGCCGCCGGCCAGTGCGGGAAGAACCTGCAGAAGCTGGACTACAACATCATCGATATCTCCAACGTGCCGGAGGAGCTCACCAGCGACTGCTACGTCCCGGCGATGCAGTACGCCAACGTGGTCATGTACAACACGGAGAAGTACGGGCAGAACGCGCCGAAGACCTGGGCGGACTTCTTCGACGTGAAGAAGTTCCCGGGCAAGCGCGCGATCAACGGCTCCGACGTCGGGCCGGTCATCGAGGGCGCACTGCTCGCCGACGGCGTGGCGGAGAAGGATCTCTATCCGCTTGACGTCGACCGAGCGCTGAAGAAGCTCGACACCATCAAGGACCAGCTCATCTACTGGTCCACGGGCGCTGAGTCGCAGCAGATGCTTGAGACCGGCGAGGCAGACATGGCCGTGGTCTGGTCCGGCAGGGCCTACTCGGCGGTGAAGAACGGCGCAAAGTACGAGCCCGCTTGGGATACCGGGGTGCTGGTCGCGGACGTCCTCGGTGTACCGACGAACGCAAAGAATCCGAAGGCCTCCATGGCGTTCATCAACTACTACCTGGGCAAGGAGCAGCAGGAGAAGCTGACGGAGACGACGTCCTACTCGCCGATCAACACGCAGTCCGAACCCAAGATCGACGACCTCGCCAAGAAGTATCTCGTCTCGGCGCCCGAGATCAAGGACAAGCTCGTGGTCTCGGACTTCACCTGGTGGGGCGAGAACTACCCGGCGGCACTCGAGAAGTACCTGGCCTGGATTAACGGATGA
- a CDS encoding helix-turn-helix domain-containing protein, translating into MAVQQASPDGVEIGGRIRSARVLRGISLRRLATDAGVSAGFISHLENGRSGVSISTLRNIARVLGMTIAELVDGEHGQGRGVLRREDRKKVQAEGGLTKYLLSATPLRNLEVYAGELLPGGSTGAEPYSHGHAQEMVICLKGSVEVTVGDQAYVLAEGDLVDLYSSVPHGLRNTGGDTAEVLWIISPPTPD; encoded by the coding sequence GTGGCGGTTCAGCAGGCTTCGCCGGATGGCGTGGAGATCGGCGGCCGGATTCGTTCCGCCCGCGTGCTGCGCGGGATTTCGCTCCGCCGGCTGGCTACCGACGCCGGAGTGAGCGCGGGCTTCATCTCCCACCTCGAGAACGGCCGGTCCGGGGTCAGCATCTCGACCCTGCGCAACATTGCACGCGTGCTCGGCATGACGATCGCGGAACTTGTCGACGGCGAGCACGGCCAGGGCCGCGGGGTTCTTCGACGGGAGGATCGGAAGAAGGTGCAGGCGGAGGGCGGCCTGACCAAATATCTGCTCTCGGCCACGCCGCTTCGCAACCTCGAGGTCTATGCCGGTGAGCTTCTGCCGGGCGGTTCCACCGGCGCTGAACCCTACAGCCACGGGCACGCGCAGGAAATGGTCATCTGCCTCAAGGGCAGCGTCGAGGTTACCGTCGGCGACCAGGCCTACGTCCTGGCCGAAGGGGATCTCGTGGACCTGTATAGCTCCGTGCCGCACGGATTGCGTAACACCGGCGGCGATACGGCCGAAGTGCTGTGGATCATCAGCCCGCCCACCCCCGACTGA
- a CDS encoding FAD-dependent oxidoreductase has translation MDRLVDKTIGAHLFLTEGESSAPLPERVENLVIGGGIAGASIAAHLAERGTGVALLEANVLGSGTTWHAAGLVTGSRTTTALTKLASYGIGLYAGLESRTGIEVAFERRGSLMVARTPGRADEVDYAYDVAVLNGIDAKLMEPEDVRSLWQAADPSGILKALLVPGDGHINPGYAAIALAKLAHEHGASIHEHVRVQEVLVEAGRAVGVRTDRGVVHAERVVLACGLWTRELAATAGAPVPLYPAEHVHVRTGKVADDIARPPVFRDLDNHYYIRGEDGHLLVGAFEPEGIPRSAAEVGSDGFAEFPAAWEHFGPIRAKAEAAVPVLAVTDFERFLNAPESFTPDGNFLLGETAEVGSLFIAAGFNSQGIIFAPGVGKELAEWMLSGAPAFDASAVDVRRFSRHQSNPRYLHERTKEALGRLYAMHWPQLQPTTARNVRRSPLHERVAALGAGFGEQNGWERANWYGEPGSSPAYEYSYGRQNWFEPVRREHQAARNGVAIFDLSSFAKIEIAGPDALEVLQEMVTSDVDVAVGKAVYTLALTARGGIQLDGTVLRLEADRFWLITPAATQDLTLGLLRSQARGRAAAVFDATSGWAVLGVMGPQSRELLESISPGVWSDADLPYTHSAEVPLGGGTVRALRLSFVGELGYELYVPAELAVAVFDQLWEAGNAFGARMAGYHALDSLRSEKGFRHLGHDIGPADDPYTAGLGFTVADSKDFGFAGGPALRDLDRKALPERTVYVKLLDSDPLLHHDEAVLVSGTVVGQMTSGAYGHTLGAAVGHARVAADVVSAGEVEAEVRIKGVLVPALLSRRPFYDPAGERMRG, from the coding sequence ATGGACCGGCTCGTAGACAAGACCATTGGTGCCCACCTGTTCCTGACGGAGGGCGAGTCGTCCGCGCCGCTGCCGGAGCGCGTCGAGAACCTGGTGATCGGCGGCGGAATCGCCGGCGCCAGCATCGCGGCCCACCTCGCCGAGCGCGGCACGGGCGTCGCGCTGCTGGAGGCAAACGTCCTTGGGTCCGGCACCACGTGGCACGCGGCCGGCCTCGTGACGGGCAGCAGGACGACGACGGCGCTCACCAAGCTGGCGAGCTACGGCATCGGTCTGTATGCGGGTCTTGAGTCCCGCACAGGGATCGAGGTGGCGTTCGAGCGGCGGGGCTCGCTGATGGTGGCCCGAACCCCCGGGCGGGCGGACGAGGTGGACTATGCGTACGACGTCGCCGTCCTTAATGGGATCGATGCCAAGCTGATGGAACCCGAGGATGTGCGCAGCCTGTGGCAGGCCGCCGATCCCTCCGGCATCCTTAAGGCCCTCCTAGTCCCGGGCGACGGTCACATCAATCCGGGCTACGCGGCCATTGCGCTGGCGAAGTTGGCCCACGAGCACGGCGCCTCGATCCACGAACACGTCCGGGTCCAGGAGGTCCTCGTCGAAGCCGGGCGCGCGGTGGGGGTCCGTACCGACCGCGGGGTGGTCCATGCGGAGCGGGTCGTGCTGGCCTGCGGGCTGTGGACGCGGGAGCTGGCCGCCACGGCCGGCGCACCCGTGCCGCTGTATCCCGCCGAGCATGTGCACGTCCGCACCGGGAAGGTCGCCGACGACATCGCCCGGCCGCCGGTGTTCCGGGATTTGGATAACCACTACTACATCCGCGGCGAGGACGGACACCTGCTGGTCGGCGCCTTCGAGCCCGAAGGCATCCCACGGAGCGCGGCGGAGGTTGGCTCCGACGGCTTCGCCGAGTTCCCTGCGGCGTGGGAGCACTTCGGGCCGATCCGCGCGAAGGCCGAGGCCGCCGTTCCTGTCCTCGCCGTCACCGACTTCGAGCGCTTCCTGAACGCACCGGAATCCTTCACGCCGGACGGGAACTTCCTGCTGGGCGAGACGGCGGAGGTGGGCTCGCTCTTTATCGCCGCGGGCTTCAACTCGCAGGGCATCATCTTCGCGCCCGGGGTCGGCAAGGAGCTGGCCGAATGGATGCTCTCCGGGGCTCCGGCGTTCGACGCTTCCGCCGTCGATGTGCGCCGCTTCTCGCGGCACCAGTCCAATCCGCGCTACCTCCACGAGCGCACGAAGGAGGCCCTAGGCCGGCTGTACGCGATGCACTGGCCGCAGCTCCAGCCGACGACCGCGCGCAATGTCCGCCGCAGCCCGCTGCACGAACGGGTAGCCGCCTTGGGCGCCGGCTTCGGAGAGCAGAACGGCTGGGAACGAGCCAACTGGTACGGCGAGCCCGGCTCCTCGCCGGCCTACGAATACAGCTACGGGCGCCAGAACTGGTTCGAGCCGGTTCGCCGCGAGCATCAGGCCGCGCGCAACGGGGTCGCAATCTTCGACCTCTCGTCCTTCGCGAAAATCGAGATTGCGGGGCCGGACGCGCTGGAGGTCCTGCAGGAGATGGTGACGTCCGACGTCGACGTGGCCGTCGGAAAGGCGGTCTACACCCTGGCCCTGACGGCCCGGGGCGGCATCCAGCTGGACGGCACGGTCCTGCGGCTCGAAGCCGACAGATTCTGGTTGATCACCCCGGCGGCGACCCAGGACCTGACCCTCGGGCTGCTGCGCTCGCAGGCGCGGGGGAGGGCCGCGGCGGTCTTCGACGCGACCAGCGGGTGGGCGGTGCTCGGCGTTATGGGGCCGCAGAGCCGGGAGCTGCTGGAATCGATCTCGCCGGGCGTCTGGTCCGACGCGGATCTCCCTTACACGCACTCGGCGGAGGTTCCCCTCGGCGGCGGGACGGTCCGGGCGCTGCGGTTGAGTTTCGTGGGGGAGCTCGGCTACGAGCTGTACGTGCCGGCGGAGCTGGCGGTCGCCGTGTTCGACCAGCTGTGGGAGGCCGGCAACGCCTTCGGGGCCCGCATGGCCGGATACCACGCGCTGGATTCGCTGCGCAGCGAGAAGGGCTTCCGCCATCTCGGCCACGACATCGGACCCGCAGACGACCCCTACACGGCGGGCCTCGGCTTCACGGTCGCCGACTCTAAGGATTTCGGCTTCGCCGGCGGCCCCGCCCTGCGGGACCTGGACCGGAAGGCGTTGCCGGAGCGGACGGTCTATGTGAAGCTGCTGGACTCCGACCCGCTGCTGCACCACGACGAGGCCGTGCTGGTAAGCGGCACCGTGGTGGGCCAGATGACCAGCGGGGCCTATGGCCACACATTGGGCGCCGCGGTGGGGCATGCCCGCGTCGCCGCCGATGTGGTGTCCGCAGGCGAGGTCGAGGCCGAGGTTCGGATAAAGGGCGTGCTGGTGCCGGCACTGCTCAGCCGCCGCCCGTTCTACGACCCGGCGGGCGAGCGGATGCGCGGATAG